In a genomic window of Candidatus Poribacteria bacterium:
- a CDS encoding Rieske (2Fe-2S) protein has product MEHRTENWVKVAELSEVPEGQSKAIRMGEGRSIALFNVEGRIYATDNQCPHMGYPLTRGTVRNGILTCDWHRRSFDLEGGGCFHVECDDLRTFPVDVRGSEIWIEPGDMIYRRAEEHKQLLREGLLSEDRWTMSKAISLLLKGGVPEEEVMGTILAHVSRHIASSHDAEGGSDVSRLVNGLKVGRRYTDADRLIAVTTAACSAAGPASERLEVVPLPEPVTWEKISRWIRNFSYEGQSGRIERCLFTAYHKGDADKLRPLLFACAVEPHFIDLPHIPLYVSYLSEVVDEFGWEHASELFFYLGARLVGHRPDEPERYRRDAIQIMRQILPSVENADLERTVEFDEDTFVEALTSVNLQRAFEAVQTVLVDGVKLEGLITTLVLLAADRMAHTPVNVDAGWENLTTELNLAASLRSAQRVGGNEIAAKGVFHVVWQIFANRWINIPSRALSQPLRQEKLDVPDQAEGIKSIIRTIQTLDVQKVGPQVLGYLNAGYCPEQLLEDIGHTVLWDDTGSQILPTLRTVFEEWQYAEGHPAQAQLLVGLARYVTDIRTNKDNRSAATTAMRFAEGRTTIEVFEE; this is encoded by the coding sequence ATGGAGCATCGAACAGAAAACTGGGTGAAAGTCGCTGAGTTAAGTGAGGTTCCTGAGGGACAATCGAAGGCGATTCGGATGGGCGAAGGGCGTAGTATTGCGCTCTTCAACGTTGAAGGGCGGATTTACGCAACGGATAATCAGTGTCCGCACATGGGGTATCCACTCACGCGCGGCACCGTCCGTAACGGCATCCTTACATGTGATTGGCACCGCCGCAGTTTCGATTTGGAAGGTGGTGGTTGCTTCCATGTTGAATGCGACGACTTACGGACTTTTCCGGTTGATGTCCGCGGTAGCGAGATTTGGATAGAACCGGGAGATATGATCTATCGGCGTGCAGAAGAACACAAGCAGTTGCTTCGAGAAGGACTTTTAAGTGAAGACCGATGGACGATGTCCAAGGCGATTTCGCTTCTATTAAAGGGAGGTGTGCCGGAAGAAGAGGTCATGGGAACGATCTTAGCACACGTCAGCCGACACATCGCGAGTTCTCACGACGCAGAGGGCGGTAGCGACGTTTCCCGGCTCGTCAACGGACTCAAAGTCGGACGCAGATACACAGATGCAGATAGACTGATTGCGGTTACGACTGCGGCTTGCTCGGCTGCGGGACCCGCATCCGAACGGCTTGAAGTTGTTCCATTACCAGAACCTGTCACATGGGAAAAGATAAGTCGGTGGATTCGTAACTTCTCTTATGAAGGGCAATCTGGACGCATTGAGCGGTGTCTGTTCACGGCATATCATAAAGGGGATGCCGATAAGTTGCGTCCTTTATTGTTTGCGTGTGCCGTTGAACCACATTTTATCGACCTGCCCCATATTCCGCTTTATGTCAGTTATCTCTCAGAAGTGGTTGATGAATTTGGGTGGGAGCACGCATCCGAGTTATTTTTCTATCTCGGTGCCAGACTTGTCGGACATCGTCCAGATGAGCCAGAACGCTACCGACGGGATGCAATCCAAATTATGCGTCAGATACTTCCGAGTGTTGAAAATGCTGACTTGGAGCGAACTGTTGAATTTGACGAAGATACTTTTGTTGAAGCGTTGACGAGTGTCAATCTCCAGCGAGCATTTGAAGCGGTACAAACCGTTTTGGTTGATGGTGTTAAGTTGGAGGGTCTTATTACAACGCTGGTGCTTCTCGCGGCGGATCGGATGGCACATACACCGGTAAACGTGGATGCGGGTTGGGAGAACTTGACAACGGAACTCAACCTTGCAGCATCTCTGCGAAGTGCGCAACGCGTGGGTGGCAACGAAATTGCAGCGAAAGGCGTTTTTCACGTTGTGTGGCAAATCTTCGCGAACCGCTGGATAAACATTCCCTCACGCGCGCTCAGTCAACCGCTGCGTCAAGAAAAACTGGATGTCCCGGATCAAGCCGAGGGTATCAAGTCTATCATTCGTACAATTCAGACCCTCGATGTCCAAAAGGTCGGACCGCAAGTGCTCGGTTATCTGAATGCCGGTTATTGTCCTGAACAGTTGCTTGAAGATATTGGACATACGGTTCTCTGGGATGATACTGGAAGTCAGATACTTCCGACGTTACGCACCGTATTTGAGGAATGGCAGTACGCCGAAGGGCATCCCGCTCAGGCGCAACTTTTGGTCGGATTGGCGCGCTATGTCACGGATATCCGAACAAACAAAGATAATAGGTCTGCGGCTACAACGGCGATGCGTTTTGCTGAAGGTAGAACAACAATTGAGGTCTTTGAGGAATAA
- a CDS encoding Rieske (2Fe-2S) protein → MLENTNFVKVAARSDVAEGKPRAVRVEGHSIALFQHEGAIYATDNQCPHMGYPLVRGRVRRGVLSCDWHGWSYDMEGGGCFTGGCDDLATFPVEVRNGDIYVDVASGGKKRDDAHFLLLKEGLLTTDNWTLSKAIAIMLAKGVSEEETLELMVKHMGQHVSTDQDAFNGGRKLAMLMNGVKVARMYEPEDRLIPLMLAAEGAAGRLGDRPDRRPLPPPIDWQKLKDWIRVFTADKEWEGIEKCLITARRLGGQDEKIVPLLFECAVQPFFINHSRNLINLGHLAELLDRFGWELTEELVCNLGAKILGEGRGRPSELHREAIQKLEEISPLFDELPQGTSVDYDEDKFSAALVSGDLNEVFDTLTEMLAAGVPINDLATTMVMMAGDRMARTPVNMSPGWWDLQEEMELGATVRKVLRYGGTKVAAKALYHAAWRFFENRWLNIRYQPITASRTSTNRVVLDEDVVLSEILDGIESVRIQEIGRRTREYLNAGCSAERLMAEMGLSILKDDNGHHLLSSIYMVSEEWKTCGSHPGRNQLIVGLARWATDIRRNAGNDSAVQTAHRFARGETATELYE, encoded by the coding sequence GTGTTAGAGAATACCAATTTCGTCAAGGTTGCTGCCCGCAGCGATGTAGCGGAAGGGAAACCGAGGGCAGTTAGAGTTGAAGGACATAGCATCGCTCTGTTTCAGCATGAGGGTGCTATCTATGCGACGGATAATCAATGTCCACACATGGGGTATCCATTGGTGAGAGGGCGCGTCAGGAGAGGCGTTTTATCGTGTGATTGGCACGGCTGGAGTTACGACATGGAGGGTGGCGGATGCTTTACGGGGGGTTGTGATGACCTCGCCACGTTTCCTGTTGAGGTGCGGAATGGTGATATCTATGTGGATGTCGCCAGTGGCGGTAAGAAACGCGACGATGCCCATTTTTTGCTCCTAAAGGAGGGCTTATTAACGACGGACAACTGGACGCTTTCTAAAGCGATTGCGATTATGTTAGCGAAAGGTGTTTCCGAAGAAGAGACCTTGGAATTGATGGTCAAACACATGGGGCAACATGTCTCTACAGATCAGGATGCGTTCAATGGTGGCAGAAAGTTGGCGATGCTGATGAACGGCGTAAAGGTCGCCCGTATGTACGAACCCGAAGATCGACTTATCCCGTTGATGTTGGCGGCAGAGGGTGCAGCGGGTAGATTGGGAGATAGACCCGATCGCCGTCCTCTTCCCCCACCGATTGATTGGCAGAAACTAAAAGACTGGATTCGGGTGTTCACCGCTGATAAAGAATGGGAGGGTATCGAAAAGTGTCTGATCACGGCGCGACGGTTAGGCGGACAGGATGAAAAAATTGTACCACTCCTGTTTGAATGTGCCGTTCAACCCTTCTTCATCAATCATTCCAGAAATCTCATTAATCTTGGACACTTGGCTGAGTTGTTGGATCGGTTTGGATGGGAGTTGACTGAGGAGTTAGTCTGCAACCTCGGCGCAAAGATTCTGGGTGAGGGACGCGGCAGACCGAGTGAACTTCATCGTGAAGCGATCCAAAAACTGGAAGAAATCAGTCCTCTCTTTGATGAACTTCCACAGGGGACATCTGTTGATTATGACGAAGATAAATTCTCGGCGGCTCTGGTCAGTGGTGATCTCAATGAGGTTTTTGATACACTAACGGAAATGCTTGCCGCGGGTGTTCCGATTAACGATCTTGCTACAACTATGGTTATGATGGCAGGCGATAGAATGGCACGGACACCGGTGAACATGAGTCCAGGTTGGTGGGACCTACAAGAAGAGATGGAGTTGGGAGCGACTGTGAGAAAGGTGCTTCGGTATGGTGGAACGAAAGTCGCCGCGAAGGCACTTTATCATGCAGCGTGGCGGTTTTTCGAGAACCGATGGCTTAACATTCGCTATCAACCTATCACAGCGTCGAGAACATCTACAAATCGTGTTGTTCTTGATGAGGATGTAGTGCTTTCGGAGATCTTAGATGGGATTGAGTCTGTCCGTATTCAGGAAATCGGACGACGTACCCGTGAGTATCTTAATGCTGGATGCTCTGCGGAGCGGTTGATGGCTGAAATGGGACTGAGTATTCTTAAGGATGATAACGGTCACCATCTGCTCAGTTCAATTTATATGGTGTCTGAGGAGTGGAAAACGTGTGGATCCCATCCTGGGAGAAATCAACTGATAGTTGGATTGGCGCGATGGGCAACCGATATTCGCAGAAACGCCGGAAATGATTCCGCTGTTCAGACGGCTCACCGTTTCGCGCGCGGTGAAACCGCGACGGAACTCTATGAATAG
- a CDS encoding helix-hairpin-helix domain-containing protein: MNGEKNLEDGSYVDAKGRTRWHENDEIALRLLELHTFLIIADYPEDHASRYPRLSHSISRFPEPVSDLIAQGRLIEEIGGVGEIIAEIIREFVETGTSGKLEEFAGDTPRTVVELVPIPGLGAKTIKRLYEEVGVESLVSLRAAIDEGKLKGFRGIGKKTLEKIEAYLDEAL; this comes from the coding sequence GTGAACGGTGAGAAAAATTTAGAAGACGGCTCTTACGTTGATGCGAAGGGACGGACACGTTGGCATGAAAACGATGAAATTGCGCTAAGACTCTTGGAGCTCCATACCTTCCTAATTATTGCGGACTATCCAGAAGACCACGCATCACGATACCCGCGCCTCTCGCATTCTATCTCTCGCTTTCCAGAGCCGGTGTCGGATTTAATCGCACAGGGACGGTTGATAGAGGAAATTGGAGGGGTCGGGGAAATCATTGCGGAAATTATCAGGGAATTCGTAGAAACGGGTACAAGCGGGAAATTGGAGGAGTTCGCCGGTGATACCCCCCGAACGGTCGTTGAGCTTGTGCCTATACCCGGACTCGGCGCCAAAACAATTAAGCGGTTATATGAAGAAGTCGGTGTAGAGAGTCTTGTTTCGCTCAGAGCGGCGATTGATGAAGGAAAACTCAAGGGTTTTCGCGGTATCGGCAAAAAGACGTTGGAAAAGATTGAAGCGTATCTTGATGAGGCGTTATAG
- a CDS encoding DUF3419 family protein, producing MPDNDVQFAVVREDPMVEAELVRLTNASNVLLIASGGCTALTLQALFPDLHITLVDFNPAQLERVRDKMRALHGVDAAARHRRFNIETSDPSGLNQCGNFESLFRGLREFIFDLVADEAEIRLLFEEKGRLADVSELLFSNKYWSVAFDLYFSDSLLNAMFGPDATQHAETGSYRRYFQRLFEKGLTSAGAFDNYFLHHVFLGYYLQRPASLPYYLLAPFTDYCFQMIEGTLDGVPELQRFDLISLSNIMDWMPLAEITSLIGYLQNEMKSGATVLYRQLNNYTDLSTYFGDSFTFNEGLGIRFQEIERSLFYASVHVGKRK from the coding sequence ATGCCGGATAACGATGTCCAATTTGCAGTCGTCAGAGAAGATCCGATGGTGGAGGCGGAGCTGGTTCGTTTAACAAATGCCAGCAATGTGCTGTTGATTGCTTCTGGCGGGTGTACTGCCTTAACATTGCAAGCGTTGTTTCCAGATTTGCATATCACGCTGGTCGATTTTAATCCGGCACAGTTAGAGCGAGTTCGAGACAAAATGAGAGCACTGCACGGTGTTGATGCAGCGGCACGGCATCGAAGATTTAATATTGAGACCAGCGATCCAAGTGGACTCAATCAGTGTGGTAACTTTGAGTCCCTGTTCCGAGGTCTACGGGAGTTCATCTTCGATCTGGTTGCCGACGAAGCGGAAATCCGACTGTTATTTGAAGAGAAAGGTCGACTTGCGGATGTCTCAGAGCTGCTCTTCTCGAACAAGTATTGGTCAGTAGCGTTCGATCTGTACTTTAGCGACTCACTTCTGAATGCGATGTTTGGTCCAGACGCTACACAGCACGCTGAAACTGGGAGTTATCGGCGTTACTTTCAGAGGTTATTTGAAAAAGGCTTGACCTCTGCAGGGGCGTTTGATAATTACTTTCTTCATCATGTATTTCTTGGATACTATCTCCAACGTCCGGCAAGTCTGCCTTATTACCTCTTAGCACCATTTACCGATTACTGTTTTCAGATGATTGAAGGGACACTGGATGGGGTCCCGGAGCTGCAACGTTTTGATCTCATATCTCTATCCAACATTATGGATTGGATGCCATTAGCTGAGATTACTTCCCTTATCGGTTATCTTCAAAACGAAATGAAATCTGGAGCGACGGTTCTGTATCGTCAACTCAATAATTACACCGATCTTTCAACCTATTTTGGCGATTCATTTACCTTCAATGAAGGGTTGGGTATTCGGTTCCAAGAAATCGAACGCAGCTTATTTTATGCCAGCGTTCATGTCGGAAAAAGGAAGTGA
- a CDS encoding iron-containing redox enzyme family protein, protein MNRSIDNILKETNVWMNPYFQSLRDDTFDFDDFVETQIQFYFAVVFFNRPMAALAAKIPTSELRLEVIRNVWEEHGEGNTSLMHEKTFLTFLDRLAGIKPEDIAKRAMWPEVRAFNTVLVGACVMDEYLIGAGVMGIIERMFSDIAGWLGEQVVSHGWISAEKLIHYNLHEDLDIKHADDFFDVLRPAWEADVENRYYIEQGLRLGACVFNSLYEGLYKARKRRIYRDVRGPHTRAS, encoded by the coding sequence ATGAACAGGAGTATTGACAACATCCTGAAAGAGACGAATGTATGGATGAACCCATATTTTCAATCTTTGCGCGACGACACTTTTGATTTCGATGATTTTGTTGAAACACAAATTCAGTTCTATTTTGCTGTCGTGTTTTTCAACCGTCCGATGGCAGCCCTTGCTGCGAAGATCCCGACATCGGAATTGCGCTTGGAGGTCATTCGCAATGTTTGGGAGGAACACGGTGAAGGCAATACATCTCTAATGCACGAGAAAACATTTCTCACGTTTCTTGATCGGTTAGCTGGAATTAAACCCGAAGATATTGCGAAACGAGCGATGTGGCCTGAAGTTCGTGCCTTTAATACCGTGCTTGTCGGTGCTTGTGTGATGGATGAATACTTGATTGGTGCTGGGGTCATGGGAATCATCGAACGGATGTTCTCGGACATTGCAGGCTGGCTCGGAGAGCAGGTTGTGAGTCATGGCTGGATCTCTGCGGAGAAGTTGATTCACTATAATCTCCATGAGGACCTCGATATTAAACATGCGGACGATTTCTTTGATGTACTTCGTCCTGCATGGGAGGCTGATGTCGAAAATAGATACTACATTGAACAAGGATTGCGCCTTGGGGCGTGCGTCTTCAATTCGCTTTATGAAGGACTTTACAAGGCACGAAAGCGTCGTATCTATCGCGATGTACGCGGACCCCATACACGGGCATCATAG
- a CDS encoding GNAT family N-acetyltransferase: protein MRINRSLDIKELRNAEWKVFHDRIADLEKGTSYPLGEDRFEIDHGADYFAFFTRLGQLRYYVVLDGDRVVAVAAAILRRVPPMSDKKPKTVWYLCDLKVHPEYRGRYLPVSIFVHAFPKLYPLCPRGYAISMDADSERPNRVALMLKRFPLAPMSIATKLGIVSLDAEQMREVEPFLRDYFGDVSYLSLADKKDIILQSTRSPMPLLHVQFGPCAAQGHPKPLDDYIHMFCVSMDHPLLEILRHQGTYPSATATVIHHGMEAWDWEFILTSDI from the coding sequence ATGCGGATAAACCGTTCTTTGGATATCAAAGAATTACGCAATGCGGAGTGGAAAGTTTTCCATGATCGCATCGCGGACTTAGAGAAGGGGACGAGTTATCCGTTGGGTGAGGATCGGTTTGAGATTGACCACGGTGCGGATTATTTTGCGTTCTTCACGCGGCTGGGTCAGCTCCGCTACTATGTCGTGCTTGACGGGGATCGGGTGGTAGCAGTAGCCGCTGCGATCTTACGCCGTGTGCCGCCAATGAGCGATAAAAAGCCGAAAACGGTGTGGTATCTTTGTGATTTGAAGGTTCACCCAGAATACCGTGGACGCTATCTCCCTGTCTCGATATTTGTCCACGCTTTTCCAAAGTTGTATCCTCTTTGCCCTCGTGGGTATGCTATCTCTATGGATGCGGACAGCGAACGTCCAAATCGCGTTGCACTCATGCTAAAGCGTTTTCCGCTCGCGCCGATGTCAATCGCGACAAAGTTAGGAATTGTTTCTTTAGATGCCGAGCAAATGCGAGAAGTCGAACCGTTTTTACGAGACTATTTTGGAGACGTTTCTTATCTGTCGTTGGCGGACAAAAAGGACATCATTTTGCAGAGTACCCGCTCGCCGATGCCACTGTTACATGTTCAGTTCGGACCGTGTGCGGCGCAAGGGCATCCGAAACCGCTTGATGATTATATTCACATGTTCTGTGTTTCGATGGATCATCCACTGCTTGAGATATTGAGGCATCAAGGTACTTATCCATCAGCCACGGCTACCGTCATTCATCACGGTATGGAGGCGTGGGATTGGGAGTTCATCCTCACCAGCGACATCTAA
- a CDS encoding LamG domain-containing protein, translating into MKVLITLVAMIVIFISGIWVQESISEIDPASLMGMWLFDQGKGDAVVDTSGNGNDGEIVDAERVDGKSGKGIEFDGTNHVVIPASKTVNDFLDGFTYLLWVKPLGNPSGPHVRLIERDWHNPNILIGPTDFYGSFIFNGGIDNSAVRGGTWEMDEWSFVALTHDGKTLVLYVDGEVAADLDVGEPDFTAQHDGGSIWLTRWKGGPGWDFSGVLDEVAIFNTALSEDDLNTIMTDGLEKALSVSAINKLTTTWGDIKRQE; encoded by the coding sequence ATGAAAGTCCTAATTACTTTGGTTGCTATGATAGTTATCTTTATTTCAGGGATATGGGTTCAGGAAAGCATATCGGAAATTGATCCAGCATCCCTTATGGGGATGTGGCTCTTTGATCAGGGAAAAGGAGACGCGGTTGTGGATACCTCCGGCAATGGAAATGATGGTGAGATTGTTGACGCTGAACGAGTAGATGGAAAGAGTGGCAAGGGAATAGAATTTGACGGGACTAACCATGTGGTTATCCCAGCGAGCAAAACGGTCAATGACTTCCTTGATGGATTTACGTATCTGCTCTGGGTGAAACCGCTGGGTAACCCTTCGGGTCCCCATGTTCGTCTCATAGAGAGAGATTGGCACAATCCAAATATTCTCATCGGTCCGACCGATTTTTATGGTAGTTTTATCTTCAACGGCGGAATAGACAACAGTGCTGTTCGAGGCGGGACTTGGGAGATGGACGAGTGGAGTTTTGTTGCTTTAACACACGATGGTAAGACACTCGTCCTCTATGTTGATGGTGAGGTTGCAGCGGATTTAGATGTAGGAGAACCAGATTTTACCGCACAACACGACGGTGGTTCGATTTGGTTAACCCGTTGGAAAGGGGGGCCTGGTTGGGATTTTTCGGGGGTTCTTGACGAAGTGGCTATCTTCAATACTGCACTCAGTGAAGACGACCTGAATACTATCATGACAGATGGACTTGAGAAAGCCCTCTCGGTTTCTGCAATTAATAAGCTGACAACGACTTGGGGGGACATCAAACGGCAAGAGTAA
- a CDS encoding DUF5916 domain-containing protein — translation MAIKRNFLTVWAFFVVFFVVQLPGGLKAENEEKSLHRTATAVRINSAPPQLDGVLDDAIWKTAPLHEGFRQQDPDEGELATERTTFQIAYDDEAIYFAVMCYDKEPEKIFSRLVRRDNYVTSDRLDVVLDPHYSRQNAFWFTVYPSGSVTDGTISGGGWWDSTWNGVWEVKTKIHKNGWAAEYKIPYHVLRFAPKEKYTWGLQVSRSISRKKEYALWRLIKKDEPGWVSRFGDLTGIENIHPPHHLELVPYTMGRTTLNSKTDLWGNIGSDVQYGITSGITLNATVNPDFGQVEADPARLNLSAYEEFFEERRPFFVEGASIFSSNDYNFFYTRRIGRQPGHFDLPEGAKELSRPEATTILGAAKIAGRTQSKTSFGIMEAVTSPEYAQIEEAGKDDKFLVEPLTNYFVGRVKQDVLGNSYVGLIGTAVNRQASNAAYVGGLDWDLKFAKERYQISGTLAASQAGKMDERKSGYLAHLEFDKRGGWMQFDTDFRVLSPDLEMNDLGFRRRADMLEWNYDFTVRKGKPFSVFRRVIFGLYGWRTWNYDGVSISRYSEIWTDGRLKNYWDYDLWIGRNLESFSDDDTMRGGTLIKSPPGWWIFTALSTDSRKMIQLRLNPVFAWNDDRRSYDYDVRLWLRIRLASNIEVSFGPSYNYGVQDAQWVDLVEENIDGHIEKHYVYGELERRTLDFTTRANISFTPTLSLQFYVQPFVTIGDYANFKELIEPKSYQFKPYALNENRDFHRRSLRGNTVLRWEFRPGSTLFLVWTQSREAELEQLRTADLEFRPLHRLRNSFTDEGKNVFLIKCRYWLGV, via the coding sequence GTGGCAATTAAACGGAATTTTCTGACCGTCTGGGCGTTTTTCGTTGTTTTTTTCGTTGTACAACTCCCCGGCGGTCTCAAGGCTGAAAATGAGGAAAAATCACTGCACAGAACCGCAACAGCTGTCCGAATCAATAGCGCGCCGCCACAGTTAGATGGGGTTTTGGACGATGCGATCTGGAAAACCGCACCCCTCCATGAAGGATTTAGGCAACAAGACCCTGATGAAGGAGAGCTGGCAACCGAACGCACTACGTTCCAAATCGCCTACGATGACGAGGCAATCTACTTCGCGGTGATGTGCTACGATAAAGAACCCGAAAAGATTTTCTCTCGCTTGGTTCGGCGCGATAACTACGTTACATCCGATAGACTTGATGTAGTTCTCGACCCGCATTACAGTCGGCAGAATGCATTCTGGTTTACCGTTTATCCTTCAGGATCTGTAACAGATGGGACTATTTCTGGCGGCGGTTGGTGGGATAGTACGTGGAACGGCGTGTGGGAAGTGAAAACAAAAATTCACAAAAATGGCTGGGCGGCAGAATATAAAATTCCCTATCACGTCCTACGCTTTGCACCTAAAGAAAAATATACATGGGGACTCCAAGTTTCACGGAGCATTAGCAGAAAAAAAGAATATGCGCTTTGGCGTTTGATTAAAAAAGATGAACCCGGTTGGGTCTCCCGTTTTGGCGATCTAACAGGTATTGAGAATATCCATCCGCCGCACCATTTGGAATTAGTTCCTTATACCATGGGTCGGACAACACTCAATAGCAAAACCGATTTATGGGGGAACATTGGTAGTGATGTTCAGTATGGAATTACCTCCGGAATAACGCTCAATGCTACAGTCAATCCAGATTTTGGACAGGTGGAGGCGGATCCGGCGCGTCTAAATCTTTCGGCGTATGAGGAATTTTTTGAGGAACGTCGTCCTTTCTTTGTGGAAGGGGCCTCCATCTTTAGCAGCAACGACTATAATTTTTTTTATACTCGGCGCATCGGGCGGCAGCCAGGGCATTTTGACCTGCCCGAGGGTGCTAAAGAACTCAGCCGCCCGGAGGCGACAACGATTCTGGGGGCTGCCAAAATTGCTGGTAGAACTCAAAGCAAGACCTCCTTCGGCATCATGGAAGCCGTTACATCTCCAGAGTACGCACAGATCGAAGAAGCAGGTAAAGATGACAAATTCCTTGTTGAACCTTTGACGAACTATTTCGTTGGTAGGGTCAAGCAGGATGTCCTCGGCAATTCATACGTTGGATTGATAGGGACAGCTGTCAATCGCCAGGCTTCCAATGCCGCGTATGTAGGGGGTTTGGACTGGGATTTAAAGTTTGCAAAGGAACGGTACCAGATAAGTGGCACCTTAGCGGCAAGTCAGGCGGGTAAAATGGATGAACGCAAATCGGGCTACCTTGCCCACCTTGAATTTGACAAACGTGGTGGATGGATGCAATTTGATACCGATTTCAGAGTGCTTTCGCCTGACTTAGAAATGAACGACCTCGGCTTCCGGCGACGTGCGGATATGCTTGAGTGGAATTACGACTTCACCGTGCGGAAGGGAAAACCCTTTAGTGTCTTCAGACGCGTCATTTTCGGACTCTACGGCTGGCGAACATGGAATTACGACGGAGTCAGTATCAGTCGCTACTCCGAAATCTGGACAGATGGCCGTCTAAAAAACTATTGGGATTATGATCTTTGGATTGGACGAAATTTGGAGTCGTTTAGTGATGATGACACGATGCGTGGTGGAACGCTGATCAAAAGTCCGCCAGGCTGGTGGATTTTTACAGCACTCTCCACCGATAGCCGTAAAATGATTCAGTTGCGGTTGAATCCTGTTTTCGCATGGAATGATGATAGGCGTTCGTATGACTACGATGTGCGGCTCTGGTTACGCATTCGACTCGCCTCCAATATTGAGGTGAGCTTCGGTCCCTCGTACAATTATGGCGTACAGGATGCACAATGGGTAGATCTGGTGGAAGAAAACATCGATGGACACATCGAAAAACATTACGTCTATGGTGAACTGGAGCGCCGCACACTGGATTTCACAACGCGCGCGAACATCAGTTTTACGCCTACGCTGAGTCTCCAATTCTACGTGCAACCCTTTGTTACTATCGGGGACTATGCCAATTTCAAGGAGTTGATTGAACCGAAGTCTTATCAGTTCAAGCCTTACGCGCTAAACGAAAATCGTGATTTCCATCGTAGGTCTTTACGGGGCAACACTGTGCTTCGCTGGGAATTCCGTCCGGGCAGCACCCTATTTCTCGTCTGGACACAATCCCGAGAAGCGGAGTTGGAGCAGCTTCGCACAGCAGACCTCGAATTCCGTCCATTACACCGACTGCGTAATAGCTTCACCGATGAAGGCAAGAATGTTTTCCTGATAAAATGTCGGTATTGGCTCGGGGTGTAA